The following are from one region of the Phormidium sp. PBR-2020 genome:
- a CDS encoding HNH endonuclease, translating to MLDELQHGIKELSKVFAFTVKKKHPKLPCFVTDDGLVKRIDSNVYSPCPRYKHGYHQITFHIEHTGTQKACLVHRLVWECFVGEIPQGMQINHKDGNKSNNCLSNLELVTPKQNMSHAVETGLKKGLPGQDNSMSKLTDHEYYQVIDRLVKGASNDEVSKEYGLHPRYVSLIRHKKRLIRIWEKYTDATGVSEAPKSGGLSSKIPLDIRVDVIRQLPSKTNKELARMIDVDCSVISNVRHRKTWKDAWDLFDKRSNDHPERE from the coding sequence TTGTTAGACGAGCTTCAACATGGTATAAAAGAACTATCAAAAGTTTTTGCCTTTACCGTGAAAAAGAAGCATCCTAAGCTACCTTGCTTTGTAACAGATGACGGACTGGTTAAACGGATAGACTCAAACGTTTATTCGCCTTGCCCTAGATACAAGCACGGATATCATCAGATCACGTTTCACATTGAACATACCGGGACGCAAAAAGCCTGTTTAGTTCATAGGCTGGTTTGGGAGTGTTTTGTTGGGGAAATCCCTCAAGGAATGCAAATTAACCACAAGGACGGCAACAAATCGAATAATTGTTTGTCTAACCTTGAGCTAGTCACCCCAAAACAGAACATGAGCCACGCGGTAGAAACCGGACTTAAGAAAGGTTTGCCTGGACAAGACAACTCCATGTCCAAGCTTACCGATCATGAGTATTATCAAGTGATTGATCGGCTGGTTAAGGGGGCGAGTAATGATGAAGTCTCAAAAGAGTATGGACTTCATCCACGTTATGTCTCTTTAATCCGACACAAGAAACGACTCATCAGAATCTGGGAAAAGTATACCGATGCTACAGGTGTGTCTGAAGCTCCTAAAAGCGGAGGACTATCTAGCAAAATACCACTGGATATTCGTGTCGATGTAATCCGTCAGCTACCATCAAAGACCAACAAAGAGTTGGCTCGTATGATTGATGTAGATTGTTCTGTTATTAGCAATGTCCGACACAGGAAAACCTGGAAAGATGCTTGGGATTTGTTTGACAAAAGGAGCAACGACCATCCCGAAAGGGAGTAG
- a CDS encoding ribonucleotide-diphosphate reductase subunit beta — MNTKDELSHVRLFQKLIPEAMAIFPHSKDAVYEMMDTAVRHECKWTNHIVGNNILGITEHSTEQYTKYLANIRLKAIGLEPLYPEPRYQKSPYTHLERFSDTKAEGHTKANFFEAQVTSYVMSSGVGGWDEI; from the coding sequence CTGAACACAAAGGACGAACTCAGTCATGTGCGGCTGTTCCAAAAACTCATCCCTGAAGCCATGGCCATCTTTCCCCATTCCAAAGATGCCGTCTATGAGATGATGGACACCGCCGTTCGACATGAATGCAAATGGACAAATCACATCGTGGGGAATAATATCCTCGGGATTACCGAACACAGCACCGAACAATACACCAAATACCTGGCTAACATCCGTCTCAAAGCCATTGGCTTAGAGCCTCTCTATCCCGAACCCCGCTATCAAAAGAGTCCTTACACTCACCTAGAGCGGTTCTCGGATACCAAAGCCGAAGGCCATACCAAGGCCAACTTCTTTGAAGCGCAAGTCACCAGTTACGTGATGTCTTCTGGCGTTGGAGGTTGGGACGAAATTTAA
- a CDS encoding aminotransferase class I/II-fold pyridoxal phosphate-dependent enzyme encodes MQVIQEYVQKLHAHGFYPDEYICHGKEGNLIDIEEPVSQRRLKVLTFCTNDVLGLVQNPRVKQAAIDAIVQYGTSNSSCEALSGRIDLHRQLEREISEFKDLGHTHLFVNAWMALQALMDAFCHLAIPIPGFQHTRETLILSDVLNHGCIISAIANSNNRSGKVFSQSPQVRVKAYRHNDVNDLARKLRRYAKPGDRIMLISDAVFSMDGDIAPLPEFLDVMEQYPGSVIVMDEAHASGSVGPSGRGIYDHFGISPQDVIRRGMVPIIMTTFSKFAASAGAALSSPSPELNDLLTVSPTSIGTISLPPPITAAALESIRQVRQHPELVQTLQANTRYLRSRLVEHEFQVIGETNVIPVILSPEINPKYFARHLMDRYGIWISPIWFIAKPRMRITANALHTKEEMDRLVEAMVETRAAMLSSTATVSA; translated from the coding sequence GTGCAAGTTATCCAAGAATATGTGCAGAAGTTACACGCACACGGGTTTTACCCCGATGAGTACATCTGTCACGGCAAAGAGGGCAATCTGATTGATATCGAGGAACCGGTGAGTCAAAGACGACTCAAGGTATTAACCTTCTGCACCAATGATGTCCTCGGACTGGTGCAGAATCCTCGGGTGAAACAGGCCGCCATTGATGCCATTGTTCAATATGGAACCTCCAATAGTTCCTGTGAGGCGTTGAGTGGTCGCATTGATCTCCACCGTCAACTCGAACGGGAGATCTCCGAGTTCAAGGATTTAGGCCATACCCATTTGTTTGTCAATGCTTGGATGGCGTTACAGGCTCTGATGGATGCTTTCTGTCATCTGGCCATCCCGATTCCTGGATTTCAGCATACACGAGAAACGCTGATCCTCAGTGATGTCCTCAATCACGGTTGCATCATCTCGGCGATCGCCAACTCGAATAATCGCTCGGGTAAGGTGTTCAGCCAAAGCCCACAGGTGCGGGTGAAGGCCTATCGCCACAATGATGTCAATGATTTGGCCCGCAAACTGCGACGTTATGCGAAGCCCGGCGATCGCATCATGTTAATTTCCGATGCGGTGTTCTCGATGGATGGGGACATCGCTCCCTTACCGGAGTTCCTCGATGTGATGGAACAGTATCCCGGTAGTGTCATCGTCATGGATGAGGCTCACGCGAGTGGTTCTGTGGGTCCCTCAGGACGGGGGATTTATGACCACTTTGGGATTTCACCTCAGGATGTGATCCGGCGGGGGATGGTTCCGATTATTATGACCACCTTCTCCAAGTTTGCGGCTTCGGCGGGGGCGGCGTTGAGTAGCCCGAGTCCGGAACTCAATGACCTCCTGACGGTGTCGCCGACGTCGATTGGGACGATTTCTCTCCCCCCCCCGATTACGGCGGCGGCCTTGGAGAGTATTCGTCAGGTTCGGCAACATCCTGAGTTGGTGCAGACGCTTCAGGCGAACACCCGCTATCTGCGATCGCGCCTCGTCGAACATGAGTTTCAGGTGATTGGTGAAACTAACGTGATTCCGGTGATTCTCTCTCCTGAGATTAATCCCAAATACTTTGCGCGGCATCTCATGGATCGCTATGGGATTTGGATCTCGCCGATTTGGTTTATCGCCAAACCTCGGATGCGGATTACGGCTAATGCTCTGCATACGAAGGAGGAGATGGATCGCCTCGTCGAAGCGATGGTGGAAACCCGAGCCGCTATGCTATCCTCGACGGCAACTGTTAGTGCATAA
- a CDS encoding MFS transporter: MTDWVRQFSRERLRVPVVLGAGSLTTMAGGAIAPVLPDLMQELDIDLAWGGTLASFHCLTLALCSPLLGLLADKIGPSRVLFPAMTFYGIFGVVGAWMPNFWSLLFVRGLLGIACGGLAASCLGVLGRLYEGEERTRMLGFATAALTLTGIVYPLLGGLVGNSSWQYAFYLNGIAFPLALLGLYAFDSSPSFVSKSSPSQGLGGKLTRELSRLVTARLLLTMGLSSIAMYAVVIYAPIYLDQALGLTPKLNGMVLASRAIGAALISAFGAKPLAKMIGLNQSTALGFGIMAATLAPIPWITELWGVLVAAAIFGLGFGIVLPNLYNALANLSPFELRASILAVGTGISFLGQFASPVLLGVVLNIWDLATVFYAASILTILAGLLLFAPLPQSQS, translated from the coding sequence ATGACGGATTGGGTTCGACAATTTAGCCGCGAGAGGCTCAGAGTGCCAGTCGTGTTGGGGGCCGGGTCTCTCACCACCATGGCTGGGGGGGCGATCGCCCCAGTCTTGCCCGATCTGATGCAAGAACTCGACATCGATCTAGCCTGGGGGGGGACCCTAGCCAGTTTCCACTGTCTCACCCTAGCCCTATGCAGTCCCCTCCTGGGGCTGCTAGCCGACAAAATCGGACCTTCGCGAGTTCTCTTCCCCGCCATGACCTTCTACGGTATTTTCGGCGTTGTTGGAGCCTGGATGCCGAACTTTTGGTCATTACTATTCGTGCGGGGGCTACTGGGCATTGCCTGCGGAGGACTGGCCGCCTCTTGCTTAGGGGTCTTAGGACGATTGTATGAAGGAGAAGAGCGAACCCGAATGCTCGGCTTTGCCACAGCCGCCCTCACCCTAACGGGAATTGTCTATCCGCTTCTGGGGGGTCTGGTGGGCAACAGCTCTTGGCAATATGCCTTCTACCTCAACGGTATCGCCTTCCCCCTCGCCCTTCTGGGACTCTACGCCTTCGACTCCTCCCCCTCCTTCGTCTCCAAATCTAGCCCCTCTCAGGGCTTAGGTGGCAAACTCACCCGAGAACTCTCGCGTCTCGTCACCGCTCGCTTGCTTCTGACCATGGGACTCTCCTCCATCGCCATGTATGCGGTGGTCATTTATGCCCCAATTTACCTCGATCAAGCCTTGGGCCTAACCCCCAAACTCAATGGAATGGTTCTGGCCTCGCGGGCCATTGGGGCCGCTCTGATTTCCGCCTTTGGGGCCAAACCCCTCGCCAAGATGATCGGCTTAAACCAGTCCACCGCCTTAGGGTTTGGCATTATGGCCGCCACCCTCGCCCCAATTCCCTGGATTACGGAGTTATGGGGGGTCTTAGTGGCGGCTGCCATCTTTGGCCTTGGCTTTGGCATTGTCCTGCCTAACTTATATAACGCCCTCGCCAACCTCTCCCCCTTTGAACTCCGAGCCAGTATTTTGGCTGTGGGAACCGGGATTAGTTTTCTGGGGCAATTTGCCTCGCCGGTGCTGTTGGGGGTTGTCCTTAACATCTGGGATCTAGCAACCGTATTTTATGCTGCCTCGATCCTGACCATTTTGGCCGGGTTACTTTTATTCGCCCCGTTACCCCAATCTCAGTCTTAG